A genomic segment from Bradyrhizobium sp. CB1015 encodes:
- a CDS encoding tetratricopeptide repeat protein, producing MAVRFRFARTLCLALVLGTIGLAPAALAQQVEPPGKQKKLPEAPSKLPKVDRGKNLDFLFGALKAAPDEASAKHVEARIWAIWLQTPSDTAALLMSRAKTAVDAKKIDVAIKLLDSVIKLRPDYIEAWNRRATLYYMQNDYGRSLADIQQVLIREPRHFGALAGLGMIMQEVGDERRALEAYRKALAVNPHLEKIPDQVKALTEKIEGRDI from the coding sequence ATGGCAGTGAGATTCCGTTTCGCGCGCACCCTGTGCCTGGCCCTCGTGCTGGGAACCATCGGCCTTGCTCCGGCCGCCCTGGCCCAGCAGGTCGAGCCGCCCGGCAAGCAGAAGAAGCTCCCCGAGGCGCCGTCAAAGCTGCCGAAGGTCGACCGCGGCAAAAATCTCGATTTCCTGTTCGGCGCGCTGAAGGCGGCGCCCGACGAGGCCAGCGCCAAGCATGTCGAGGCGCGGATCTGGGCGATCTGGCTGCAGACCCCGAGCGACACCGCCGCGCTCCTGATGTCGCGCGCCAAGACCGCGGTCGATGCGAAGAAGATCGACGTCGCGATCAAGCTGCTGGATTCCGTCATCAAGCTCAGGCCCGATTACATCGAGGCCTGGAACCGGCGGGCGACGCTCTATTACATGCAGAACGACTATGGCCGCTCGCTCGCGGACATCCAGCAAGTGCTGATCCGCGAGCCGCGCCATTTCGGCGCGCTCGCCGGCCTCGGCATGATCATGCAGGAGGTCGGGGACGAGAGGCGTGCGCTCGAGGCCTATCGCAAGGCGCTCGCCGTCAATCCGCACCTGGAAAAGATCCCCGATCAGGTCAAGGCGCTGACCGAGAAGATCGAAGGCCGCGACATCTAG
- the ykgO gene encoding type B 50S ribosomal protein L36, whose amino-acid sequence MKVRNSLKSLRGRHRANRLVRRKGRVYVINKVQRRFKARQG is encoded by the coding sequence ATGAAGGTCCGTAACTCGCTGAAATCGCTGCGCGGCCGCCATCGCGCCAACCGCCTGGTCCGCCGCAAGGGCCGGGTCTACGTGATCAACAAGGTGCAGCGCCGCTTCAAGGCGCGCCAAGGCTGA
- a CDS encoding amidohydrolase family protein — MPKLKLPDIDKVVAIDIHTHAEEPCGTHPDDGYDDFQAQMAEYFKSPHKHPPTVPETAAYYRSKNIAAVIFPVDAERETGFRRYKNEEMLEIASDHLDVLIPFVSIDPHKGKLGAREARKLIEEYGVRGFKFHPTMQGFYANDRMAYPLYEEINNGGAIALFHTGQTGVGSGMPGGMGMRLKYSNPMYMDDVAADFPDLKIILAHPSFPWQEEALSVATHKPNVYIDLSGWSPKYFPPILVRYINSILQDKMLFGSDWPVITPDRWLSDFAKIDIRDEIRPKVLKANARKLLGI, encoded by the coding sequence ATGCCAAAGCTGAAGCTGCCTGATATCGACAAAGTCGTCGCCATCGACATCCACACCCATGCCGAGGAGCCCTGCGGCACCCATCCTGACGACGGCTATGACGATTTCCAGGCGCAGATGGCGGAGTATTTCAAGTCGCCGCACAAGCATCCGCCGACGGTGCCGGAGACCGCGGCCTATTACCGCTCCAAGAACATCGCCGCGGTGATCTTCCCGGTCGATGCCGAGCGCGAGACCGGCTTCCGCCGCTACAAGAACGAGGAGATGCTGGAGATCGCCTCCGACCATCTCGACGTGCTGATCCCCTTCGTCTCGATCGACCCGCACAAGGGCAAGCTCGGGGCCCGCGAGGCGCGCAAGCTGATCGAGGAATACGGCGTGCGCGGCTTCAAATTCCACCCGACCATGCAGGGCTTCTACGCCAACGACCGCATGGCCTATCCGCTCTATGAAGAGATCAACAATGGCGGCGCGATCGCGCTGTTCCACACCGGCCAGACCGGCGTCGGCTCCGGCATGCCCGGCGGCATGGGGATGCGGCTGAAATATTCCAACCCGATGTACATGGACGACGTCGCGGCCGATTTCCCCGACCTCAAGATCATCCTCGCCCACCCCTCCTTCCCCTGGCAGGAAGAGGCGCTCTCGGTCGCGACCCACAAGCCGAACGTCTACATCGACCTCTCGGGCTGGTCGCCGAAATATTTCCCGCCGATCCTGGTGCGCTACATCAACTCGATTCTGCAGGACAAGATGCTATTCGGCTCGGACTGGCCGGTGATCACGCCGGACCGCTGGCTGTCGGATTTCGCCAAGATCGACATCCGCGACGAGATCCGGCCGAAGGTGCTGAAGGCGAACGCGCGGAAGCTGCTGGGGATCTAA